In one window of Pseudodesulfovibrio sediminis DNA:
- a CDS encoding PHP-associated domain-containing protein encodes MLIDLHVHSSVSRCSALAPIEIIELSVEQGLDGVCITDHDTVDILAHIKEGFQPNGLLVLVGMEYTTPQGDFLVHGPVESLRKGMDASELLLEVERIGGAVISAHPFRGWRPCEVGLLDALPCTAIEVLNGRNSEHENSLAGALAKKLQLPGVAGSDAHNVAELGRFPTRFDVPVNNRMDLVNALKAGQCTPAASPSFLSAVG; translated from the coding sequence ATGTTAATCGATCTGCATGTCCATTCAAGCGTATCCCGTTGCAGTGCTCTTGCGCCGATTGAAATCATTGAGCTGAGCGTGGAGCAAGGGCTGGACGGGGTCTGTATTACAGACCATGACACTGTAGATATTCTGGCACATATCAAAGAAGGTTTCCAGCCCAATGGCCTCCTTGTGCTGGTGGGGATGGAGTACACGACGCCGCAGGGGGATTTCCTGGTGCATGGCCCTGTGGAATCCCTGCGAAAGGGTATGGACGCCAGTGAGCTGCTTCTTGAAGTCGAGCGTATTGGCGGAGCCGTAATCTCGGCCCACCCGTTCAGGGGATGGCGTCCCTGCGAGGTCGGGCTTCTGGATGCGCTGCCGTGTACGGCCATCGAAGTTCTCAATGGGCGGAACAGCGAGCATGAAAATTCCCTTGCCGGAGCACTTGCCAAAAAGCTTCAACTGCCTGGCGTGGCCGGTTCCGATGCCCACAATGTTGCCGAATTGGGGCGTTTCCCCACCCGGTTTGACGTACCCGTCAATAATCGGATGGATTTGGTCAATGCCTTGAAAGCAGGGCAGTGCACTCCAGCGGCATCGCCTTCATTCCTTTCCGCGGTCGGTTGA
- a CDS encoding chaperone modulator CbpM produces the protein MTTRKLQEMLLQLPGLNLPERSEFVAWAELVELTSIAPGEFAELVELGWINPTRTSAEEYLFRLRDVYRIHKLMRLVKDLDVSFNSGSIIVDLLERVEELETEVEELKRLI, from the coding sequence ATGACCACGAGAAAACTTCAGGAAATGTTGTTGCAGCTCCCCGGCCTCAATCTGCCGGAGCGGAGTGAATTCGTTGCGTGGGCAGAGCTGGTGGAATTGACCTCCATTGCCCCTGGCGAATTTGCCGAACTTGTCGAACTCGGATGGATCAATCCGACTCGGACCAGTGCGGAAGAATACCTGTTCCGACTGCGTGACGTGTATCGCATTCATAAGCTCATGCGTCTGGTCAAAGACCTGGACGTCTCGTTCAACTCCGGTTCCATCATCGTGGATCTGCTCGAAAGAGTAGAGGAACTGGAGACAGAGGTGGAGGAACTCAAACGACTCATATAA
- the upp gene encoding uracil phosphoribosyltransferase, protein MALHMVDHPLIQHKVGLLREDGISTSRFRTLANEITRLLTYEATKDFATETKTIQGWAGEVEVECIRGKMVTVVPILRAGLGMMDGVFDMIPGAKASVVGFYRDEETLKPVQYYVKLANNIEERTALILDPMLATGGTLEATIKLLKDAGCKSIRGLFLCAAPEGIKRILDAHPDVDIYTAAVDEKLNDIGYIIPGLGDAGDKIFGTK, encoded by the coding sequence ATGGCTTTACACATGGTAGACCATCCACTTATTCAACACAAAGTCGGCCTGCTCCGTGAAGACGGCATCTCCACCAGCCGCTTCCGCACCCTGGCCAACGAAATCACTCGCCTCCTGACTTACGAGGCCACCAAGGACTTCGCCACAGAGACAAAAACCATTCAAGGCTGGGCCGGTGAAGTGGAAGTCGAATGTATCCGAGGCAAAATGGTCACCGTGGTGCCCATCCTGCGCGCAGGTCTGGGCATGATGGACGGCGTCTTCGACATGATCCCCGGCGCCAAGGCTTCCGTTGTCGGTTTCTACCGCGATGAAGAAACCCTGAAGCCCGTCCAATACTATGTAAAACTCGCAAACAACATCGAAGAACGCACCGCGCTCATTCTCGATCCCATGCTGGCCACCGGCGGCACGTTGGAAGCCACCATAAAACTGCTCAAGGACGCCGGTTGCAAATCCATCCGCGGTTTGTTCCTGTGTGCCGCTCCAGAAGGCATCAAACGTATTCTTGACGCGCACCCCGATGTGGACATATATACCGCTGCCGTCGATGAAAAACTCAACGACATCGGCTATATCATACCCGGTCTTGGTGACGCAGGGGACAAGATATTCGGCACCAAATAG
- a CDS encoding nicotinate-nucleotide adenylyltransferase, translating into MLHPLGFIHGRFQVLHNDHMKYLLAGKKLCEHLIVGITNPDTDLTAHEPVNPDRSSLANNPLTYMERKRMIEAALVETGIPRKDFSVVPFPICKPDMILQAAPEDAVYYLTIYDEWGREKKQRLESLGLTTHVMWERQQKDKGISGTDVRQSILENGPWQTLVPPAVAQIVEELDLQKRFREVSDSGS; encoded by the coding sequence ATGCTTCACCCCCTCGGCTTCATTCACGGCAGATTTCAGGTGCTGCATAACGACCACATGAAATATTTGCTGGCTGGCAAAAAACTATGCGAACACCTGATCGTCGGCATAACCAACCCCGACACCGATCTGACTGCGCACGAGCCCGTCAATCCGGATCGCTCCAGTCTGGCAAACAATCCTCTTACATACATGGAACGCAAACGCATGATCGAAGCCGCGCTTGTGGAAACCGGCATACCCCGGAAGGACTTTTCCGTGGTCCCCTTCCCCATCTGCAAACCGGACATGATCCTGCAAGCCGCCCCCGAAGATGCGGTCTACTATCTGACAATCTACGATGAATGGGGACGGGAAAAAAAGCAGCGGCTGGAGTCCCTCGGTCTGACAACCCATGTCATGTGGGAGCGGCAACAGAAAGACAAGGGGATCTCCGGCACGGATGTGCGCCAAAGTATCCTCGAAAACGGCCCTTGGCAGACACTGGTGCCACCCGCCGTGGCCCAGATTGTCGAGGAACTGGATCTTCAGAAACGATTCAGGGAAGTATCCGATTCCGGGTCGTAG
- a CDS encoding DnaJ C-terminal domain-containing protein produces MEYRDYYKLLGVSRTASKDEISKAFKKLARKYHPDLNPNNPEAEAKFKEINEAYEVLKDQKKRKLYDQFGSNWEHGQNFQPPPGYENMNFGGGGGGFGGGAGGFSDFFETIFGGAGGPGGQFRSGFSQGGFQQGGFGGGGFQQRPRRGSDSEASYELTLDEAYRGGKKSVTLQEQTSGPDGIPRMTTKTLEINVPAGVKDGQKIRLAGQGNPGMGGGSKGDLYLKIRLMPHHLFKVKDADVVLDLPLSPWEAALGATVRIPTLDGAVEMRIPPGIGSGKKLRLKGKGLGPASKKGDQFVRIMIQVPEILTDEERDLLEKLQEASDFKPRTF; encoded by the coding sequence ATGGAATATAGAGATTATTACAAGCTACTCGGGGTATCCCGCACAGCCTCGAAGGATGAGATCAGCAAGGCCTTCAAAAAGTTGGCCCGCAAATATCATCCCGACCTCAATCCCAACAATCCTGAGGCCGAGGCAAAGTTCAAGGAAATTAACGAGGCGTACGAAGTCCTCAAGGATCAGAAGAAGCGCAAGCTGTATGACCAGTTCGGGTCGAACTGGGAACACGGTCAGAACTTCCAGCCTCCGCCGGGTTATGAAAACATGAACTTCGGTGGCGGCGGTGGCGGTTTCGGCGGTGGAGCCGGTGGTTTCTCCGATTTCTTCGAGACCATCTTCGGCGGAGCAGGTGGCCCTGGCGGCCAGTTCCGTAGCGGTTTTTCTCAGGGCGGCTTTCAGCAGGGCGGTTTCGGCGGCGGTGGGTTCCAACAGCGCCCCCGGCGCGGCTCTGACTCCGAGGCATCCTATGAGCTGACTTTGGACGAAGCCTATCGCGGCGGCAAGAAATCCGTCACCCTGCAGGAACAAACCTCCGGCCCTGACGGCATCCCCCGCATGACCACCAAGACCTTGGAGATCAACGTGCCGGCCGGTGTCAAGGATGGGCAGAAAATCCGTCTGGCCGGTCAGGGCAACCCTGGCATGGGCGGCGGAAGCAAGGGCGATCTGTACCTCAAGATCAGGCTGATGCCCCACCATCTGTTCAAGGTGAAGGACGCGGATGTCGTGCTGGACCTGCCCCTGTCTCCATGGGAGGCGGCACTTGGTGCGACGGTGCGTATTCCGACCCTGGACGGGGCCGTGGAAATGCGGATTCCTCCGGGAATCGGCTCGGGCAAGAAGCTCAGGCTCAAGGGCAAGGGACTTGGCCCCGCATCCAAGAAGGGCGATCAGTTCGTGCGCATCATGATTCAGGTGCCGGAAATCCTGACTGATGAAGAACGCGACCTGCTGGAAAAATTGCAAGAAGCATCCGATTTCAAGCCAAGGACATTTTAG
- a CDS encoding dephospho-CoA kinase: MDDKKNNDVWERTASVSDGGLRLDKFWGRELSDAGVSRGRVKSWIESGLATVDGKVVTKGKHKLMGHETLRIGAAENEAGDEAPQPMAGDLTALFEDEHMLVVSKPAGLTTHPAPSEQGPTLVNYLLNQWPDIATDISGMDEQRPGIVHRLDKDTSGIMAVARTEAARLKLAADFSERRVHKVYLAIVHGCPAQKQGLIDAPMGRHQTQKTKMDVLEKGGREARSEYRVLWTGPGGLASLVAVRIHTGRTHQIRVHMAHIGHPLVGDGVYGAHENTLWQRRPDSLATLAPRQMLHAWYLSIAHPATGEQITLTENPPDDFCMLLAGLTRECLRVGIVGMPGCGKSALLSLLRGLDQPCFSADESVARLYGPDGDGAAMIRQRFGGAYSREDGSVDKSALFTAMCESEILRREVMDMVHPMVRHECEEFFSAHRDAVVAYAEIPLLLEGGWHTKGDVDCVVGVQCPADKRTGELREKRGLDMETLAIFDSWQWAEKDKLEVCDLVLDNDGGLDDLKGQAEKLMDWVQNRFDARNTEFDDWLNGVWADLADRIDRERTGA, encoded by the coding sequence ATGGACGACAAAAAAAATAATGATGTGTGGGAGAGGACCGCTTCAGTCTCTGATGGAGGACTGCGCCTGGATAAATTCTGGGGGCGCGAACTCAGTGATGCCGGAGTGTCTCGGGGGCGGGTCAAATCGTGGATCGAGTCCGGGCTGGCGACTGTGGACGGCAAGGTGGTCACCAAGGGAAAGCACAAACTCATGGGACATGAGACGCTGCGTATAGGGGCCGCGGAAAATGAAGCCGGAGATGAAGCCCCGCAGCCCATGGCCGGTGATCTGACCGCGCTGTTCGAGGATGAGCATATGCTGGTGGTCTCCAAGCCTGCCGGGCTGACAACCCATCCTGCCCCCAGTGAGCAGGGGCCTACGCTCGTCAATTATCTGCTCAATCAGTGGCCGGACATTGCCACGGATATTTCAGGGATGGATGAGCAGCGCCCCGGCATCGTGCACCGGTTGGACAAGGATACTTCCGGGATCATGGCAGTGGCCCGAACCGAAGCGGCCCGACTGAAACTGGCCGCGGATTTTTCCGAGCGGCGTGTACACAAGGTCTATCTGGCCATCGTCCACGGGTGCCCGGCGCAGAAACAGGGGCTCATTGATGCCCCCATGGGCAGGCATCAGACGCAGAAGACCAAGATGGACGTTCTGGAAAAGGGCGGTCGCGAGGCGCGCAGCGAGTACCGTGTCCTGTGGACCGGCCCAGGCGGGCTGGCCAGTCTGGTGGCGGTGCGTATTCATACGGGGCGGACACATCAGATTCGTGTCCACATGGCCCATATCGGTCACCCGCTGGTAGGAGACGGTGTTTATGGTGCGCACGAAAACACGCTCTGGCAGCGGCGGCCAGACTCATTGGCAACCCTTGCCCCACGGCAGATGCTGCATGCCTGGTATCTCTCCATTGCCCATCCGGCAACCGGCGAACAGATCACACTCACCGAGAATCCGCCTGACGATTTTTGCATGCTCCTGGCCGGGCTGACGCGGGAGTGCCTGCGCGTAGGGATCGTTGGCATGCCCGGGTGCGGCAAGTCCGCTTTGCTTTCCCTGTTGCGCGGCCTTGATCAGCCCTGTTTCAGCGCGGATGAATCCGTGGCCCGACTGTATGGTCCTGACGGCGATGGCGCGGCCATGATTCGACAACGGTTCGGTGGCGCCTATTCAAGAGAAGACGGTTCGGTGGACAAGTCCGCTTTGTTTACGGCCATGTGTGAGTCAGAGATACTTCGCCGGGAGGTCATGGATATGGTGCATCCCATGGTGCGCCATGAGTGTGAGGAGTTTTTCAGCGCCCACCGGGACGCGGTGGTTGCCTATGCCGAGATTCCGCTTCTGCTGGAGGGGGGCTGGCACACGAAAGGGGATGTGGATTGCGTGGTCGGCGTGCAGTGTCCCGCGGACAAGCGTACCGGTGAATTACGCGAAAAGCGCGGGCTGGATATGGAGACGCTGGCCATATTCGACTCCTGGCAGTGGGCCGAAAAGGATAAACTTGAGGTCTGTGATCTGGTTTTGGACAACGACGGAGGGCTTGACGACCTGAAAGGGCAGGCCGAGAAATTGATGGACTGGGTCCAGAACCGGTTCGATGCCCGGAATACTGAATTTGATGATTGGCTGAACGGAGTCTGGGCTGATCTGGCAGACCGGATCGACCGGGAAAGGACAGGGGCATGA
- a CDS encoding glycosyltransferase family 2 protein: MRETVTGLVLTYNGERLLEKCLQSLDFCDQLLVVDSASTDTTCEIAEKCGAKVIVRPWPGPVDQFKFALNEITTDWVVSLDQDEFLTDELRASIIDKLEKREDVAGYFTPRSSFYFNRFMKHSGWYPDYLFRVFRAGKMEVSASGAHYHFKPKGNTTKLQGDILHYPYESFEQHMEKINYYAEEGAKSLREKGRKGGVTRGLLHAVMRFIKLYLLKLGFLDGKAGFYNAIAGMYYTFQKYIRVEEKGKWGGR, from the coding sequence ATGCGTGAAACAGTGACCGGATTGGTCCTGACATATAATGGCGAGCGTTTGCTCGAAAAATGTCTGCAGTCGCTCGATTTCTGCGACCAACTGCTGGTGGTGGACTCCGCGTCTACAGACACCACCTGCGAGATTGCAGAGAAATGCGGAGCCAAGGTCATTGTCCGGCCATGGCCCGGCCCGGTGGATCAGTTCAAGTTCGCCCTGAACGAGATCACCACGGACTGGGTGGTTTCGCTGGATCAGGATGAATTCCTGACCGATGAATTACGCGCCAGCATCATCGACAAACTGGAGAAGCGCGAAGATGTGGCTGGCTACTTTACTCCGCGCAGCTCCTTCTATTTCAATCGATTCATGAAGCACTCCGGCTGGTATCCAGACTACCTGTTCCGCGTCTTTCGCGCCGGAAAGATGGAGGTCTCCGCGTCCGGTGCACACTATCATTTCAAACCCAAGGGCAATACGACCAAGCTGCAAGGCGATATCCTGCATTATCCATATGAATCATTTGAACAGCATATGGAAAAGATCAACTACTACGCCGAAGAGGGAGCCAAATCCCTGCGCGAAAAAGGCCGCAAGGGCGGCGTGACGCGAGGTCTCCTCCATGCGGTCATGCGCTTTATCAAACTCTATCTGCTCAAGCTCGGCTTTCTGGATGGCAAGGCAGGGTTCTACAATGCCATAGCCGGAATGTACTACACCTTCCAAAAATACATTCGTGTAGAAGAAAAAGGCAAATGGGGTGGCAGGTAG
- a CDS encoding rhomboid family intramembrane serine protease: MIPLRDNVPRVNRPIAVVCIIAVNVLVFLYLRTVPQYDLLQFYHLHGVVPARFFEPDWAKWVGYPVTFGGPLITYMFLHGGWLHIVFNMWMLWIFGDNIEDVTGHGWFVVFYVLCGLMAVAVHMVFEQASNAPVVGASGAVAGVMGAYIVLYPHGRVLTLVPIAFVPLIVRIPSSLFLGLWFLIQIVSGMTSAGEGTGQVAWWSHVGGFIAGVVLIQIFRRRGHCRYCYNRDTRDYDPESDTSLNRF; encoded by the coding sequence ATGATTCCCCTTCGGGACAATGTGCCGCGAGTGAACCGCCCCATAGCGGTGGTGTGCATCATCGCGGTCAATGTCCTGGTCTTTCTCTATCTTCGGACTGTGCCGCAATATGACCTGTTGCAGTTCTACCATCTGCATGGCGTGGTGCCGGCCCGTTTTTTCGAGCCGGACTGGGCAAAATGGGTCGGCTATCCGGTGACCTTTGGTGGACCGCTCATAACCTATATGTTCCTTCACGGCGGGTGGCTGCATATCGTGTTCAATATGTGGATGCTCTGGATCTTCGGCGACAATATCGAGGATGTCACCGGCCACGGCTGGTTCGTGGTCTTTTATGTTTTGTGCGGGCTGATGGCCGTCGCCGTGCACATGGTCTTTGAGCAGGCATCCAACGCGCCTGTGGTGGGTGCGTCCGGGGCGGTGGCCGGGGTCATGGGCGCGTATATCGTTCTCTATCCTCATGGGCGGGTGCTGACACTGGTGCCTATCGCTTTTGTCCCGCTGATTGTGCGTATCCCTTCGTCTTTGTTTTTGGGCCTGTGGTTTCTGATTCAGATCGTGTCAGGCATGACCTCTGCGGGAGAGGGAACCGGTCAGGTAGCCTGGTGGTCGCATGTCGGTGGCTTTATAGCCGGTGTTGTACTGATACAGATATTCAGGCGGCGTGGGCATTGTCGCTACTGCTATAACCGGGACACGCGGGACTACGACCCGGAATCGGATACTTCCCTGAATCGTTTCTGA
- a CDS encoding uracil-xanthine permease family protein — protein sequence MSDMHSTEYSFKPKDALLGAQMLFVAFGALVLVPLLTGLDPNVALFTAGAGTLLFQVVTRGKVPVFLASSFAFIAPIIYGVQTWGIPATMCGLFGAGLMYVIISFLVRIYGSEMLHRILPPVVTGPVIMVIGLILAPVAVHMAMGRTGDGSAWLVPNTTAMIIAGISLLTTVFASLLGKGWIKLIPILLGILAGYVASLILDVTGFSAAQQTAFDPGTLQNWTAPALINFGKIAEAPLLAIPNFVFPTWNLEAVLFIVPVAIAPAIEHFGDVLAIGGISGKDYVKDPGIQNTLLGDGLATSLAAALGGPPNTTYSEVSGAVALTRSFNPGIMTWAAITAVLLAFVGKLGAVLATIPVPVMGGIMILLFGAITVIGINTLVRAGNDLMLPRNLAIVAIILVFGIGGMSFDLVIVKLGGIGLAGIVGVVLNLILPCKDCNDETSEIL from the coding sequence ATGAGTGACATGCATTCGACAGAGTATAGTTTCAAACCCAAAGACGCGCTCCTGGGCGCGCAAATGCTTTTCGTGGCCTTCGGCGCGTTGGTTCTGGTCCCGCTGCTGACAGGACTTGATCCCAACGTGGCGCTGTTCACCGCGGGCGCAGGTACCCTGCTCTTCCAGGTGGTCACCCGAGGCAAGGTTCCCGTGTTCCTGGCTTCCTCCTTTGCGTTCATCGCTCCCATCATCTACGGCGTCCAGACCTGGGGCATTCCGGCCACCATGTGCGGCCTGTTCGGTGCCGGTCTGATGTATGTAATCATCAGCTTTCTCGTCCGTATCTACGGCTCCGAGATGCTGCACCGCATCCTGCCCCCGGTGGTTACCGGCCCGGTCATCATGGTCATCGGCCTGATCCTGGCTCCGGTAGCCGTACACATGGCCATGGGCCGTACCGGAGACGGTAGCGCCTGGCTGGTGCCCAACACCACGGCAATGATCATTGCCGGAATCTCGTTGCTGACCACCGTCTTCGCTTCTCTGCTCGGCAAGGGCTGGATCAAACTGATCCCCATCCTGCTCGGCATTCTGGCCGGTTATGTGGCCTCACTGATACTTGATGTCACAGGCTTTTCCGCTGCACAGCAGACTGCGTTCGATCCGGGTACTCTCCAGAACTGGACCGCCCCCGCGCTGATCAACTTCGGCAAAATAGCGGAAGCACCGCTCCTGGCGATCCCCAACTTCGTGTTCCCAACCTGGAACCTTGAAGCTGTCCTGTTCATCGTCCCTGTCGCCATCGCTCCTGCCATCGAACACTTCGGTGACGTCCTTGCCATCGGCGGCATCTCCGGCAAGGATTACGTCAAAGACCCCGGCATCCAGAACACCCTTCTGGGTGATGGCCTTGCCACTTCTCTGGCCGCTGCTCTGGGCGGACCTCCGAACACGACCTACTCCGAGGTTTCCGGCGCGGTTGCACTGACACGCTCCTTCAATCCGGGCATCATGACCTGGGCCGCCATCACAGCCGTTCTGCTCGCCTTTGTGGGCAAACTCGGTGCCGTCCTCGCCACCATTCCGGTTCCTGTCATGGGCGGCATCATGATCCTGCTGTTCGGTGCCATCACCGTCATCGGCATCAATACGCTGGTCCGCGCAGGCAACGACCTCATGCTGCCGCGCAACCTTGCCATCGTCGCGATCATCCTCGTATTCGGCATCGGCGGCATGTCCTTTGACCTCGTCATCGTCAAACTCGGCGGCATCGGCCTGGCCGGTATCGTGGGTGTTGTCCTGAACCTCATTCTGCCCTGCAAGGATTGCAACGACGAAACCAGCGAAATCCTGTAA
- a CDS encoding alkaline phosphatase family protein, which produces MPHTCVLILLDGLGDRAHEQLGNRTPLQVAHTPCLDRLAQRGATGLYHAGKLGQPLPSEDAHFAMFGSPRDEFPGRGALEALGADIPLDENDVAVLTHFAHVRATETGALRLAQDRVSGTPEAVASLFNAIRHFEQDGITITVTQTAGMFGVLTLRGDVSPHITDSNPMVDGRFLSAVRPLHTHATDPAAIRTAQVLTAYLRRAYHILNAAPLNATRIENGQPPINGLVTQRAGRLRPHMSMRDRYGLRGLSVASGTMYKGLAKYLGMDFHKVDNSDAPGKDYAHRVAFASSMLETHDFIHVHTKTPDQAGHSKNPENKVKVIEALDQGLADSIEPLLANEDVLICVTADHSTPSCGTLIHSGEPVPLMFIGNGVRRDTVRQFDEIQVAGGALGMARGDELMHLILNYLDRARLGGIHDSPLPQEFWPGDHEPFTLE; this is translated from the coding sequence GTGCCTCACACATGTGTACTCATTCTGCTTGATGGTCTAGGAGACCGCGCCCATGAACAGCTGGGCAACCGCACCCCACTCCAGGTGGCCCACACGCCGTGTCTGGACAGACTGGCGCAACGAGGTGCCACGGGGTTGTACCATGCGGGCAAGCTCGGCCAGCCCCTGCCCAGCGAGGACGCCCACTTCGCCATGTTCGGCAGCCCCAGGGATGAGTTTCCGGGACGGGGCGCGCTGGAGGCTCTTGGTGCGGATATCCCTCTCGACGAAAACGATGTGGCCGTTCTCACTCATTTCGCCCATGTCAGGGCAACCGAAACCGGCGCACTCAGGCTCGCACAGGACCGCGTCAGCGGGACGCCTGAAGCGGTGGCTTCGCTCTTCAATGCCATTCGCCATTTTGAGCAGGACGGAATTACCATCACCGTGACGCAGACCGCCGGAATGTTCGGCGTCCTCACCCTGCGCGGCGATGTCTCCCCCCACATCACGGACTCCAACCCCATGGTGGATGGACGGTTTCTTTCGGCTGTCAGGCCACTGCACACCCACGCAACAGACCCTGCCGCCATACGCACCGCACAGGTGCTGACGGCGTATCTGCGCCGGGCGTACCACATATTGAACGCAGCCCCCCTGAATGCAACAAGGATCGAAAACGGTCAGCCTCCCATCAATGGTCTGGTAACCCAACGCGCCGGACGGCTCCGCCCCCACATGTCCATGCGCGACAGATACGGCCTACGCGGTCTGTCCGTTGCCAGCGGGACCATGTACAAAGGGCTGGCGAAATACCTGGGCATGGATTTTCACAAGGTCGACAACAGCGATGCCCCCGGCAAGGATTATGCGCACCGTGTGGCCTTTGCCTCCAGCATGCTGGAGACCCATGATTTCATTCATGTGCACACCAAAACACCGGACCAGGCAGGCCACAGCAAGAACCCGGAAAACAAGGTCAAGGTCATCGAAGCTCTGGACCAGGGGCTGGCGGACTCCATCGAACCATTACTCGCCAACGAGGACGTGCTCATCTGTGTGACCGCGGATCACTCGACCCCCAGTTGCGGCACCCTCATCCATTCAGGCGAACCGGTGCCCCTCATGTTCATCGGCAATGGAGTACGCCGCGATACCGTCCGTCAATTTGATGAAATACAGGTGGCTGGCGGCGCGCTCGGTATGGCGCGCGGCGATGAGTTGATGCACCTCATCCTCAACTATCTGGATCGCGCCCGACTCGGCGGCATTCATGATTCGCCCCTGCCTCAGGAATTCTGGCCCGGCGACCATGAACCCTTCACACTTGAATAG